Genomic DNA from Halomonas sp. BDJS001:
CTATTTGGCCAACTACCTCAATATTGCCCTGGTAGAGGGTCAGGATTTGGTGGTACGTGACACTCAAGTATGGCTGCGCACTCTGGGGGGCTTACAGCCGGTGGATGTGATACTGCGCCACTGCGACGACGCTTACTGCGACCCGTTAGAGCTGCGGGGGGACTCCCAACTGGGCGTTCCCGGGCTACTCCAGGCCATGCGCGCTGGCGGCGTGGCGCTATCCAACGCCTTGGGTGTAGGCATTCTGGAAGCGCCGGTGCTGGCAGACTACTTACCGATGCTGTGCGAGCACCTGCTAGGTGAGACCCTGCTACTGCCCAACGCCGATGCCACGACGCAGCCAGCCACTGCGCCAGTTTTCGATAGTCACCTACAGCGCCTGGAGCCCACCAAACTCAACCTACGCTGCTTTGTGACACGCACACCGGGCAGCGCGACGGCTAAAAACAGCGCCACTGCCACAAGCCGTCCAGGCAGCGAATACCAGGTCATGCCCGGTGGTTTAGCCTGGGTTGGCGAGCCAGGTTTGCCATCACTCAGCAGTACCATCGTTAAGGATGTTTGGGTGACGGCCTCCTCGCCCCAGCCCCATGTTAGCCAGCTCCGCCAAGCCCGCGGCCCGGTGGTGGCCACCCGCGACGGCATAGACCTACCCAGCCGAGTAGCCGAAAGCCTATTCTGGCTCGGCCGTTACGGCGAACGGTTAGATACCCGTGCGCGACTGCTACGTGAAGCGTTGCTCAGGCTGATGGAGTACGACCAGGATGAGATCGCCGATCAACTGCTCGATGAACTCCTGCTAGCGCTCGATATCACCACCCTAAACGAAGAGGACGAACAGCGGCTGAAGGCACCACTCATTGGCTTTGAGTTAAAGCGCACCGCGCTGCTGGCCCAGTTTGACGACGTAGACCCCCAAGCCTTGCAACCGCTTTTTGCACAGTTATTGCGCAACGCACGCAGCGTGCGGGACCACTTGGGCGACGACTCCTGGCGAGTAGTGCATCAACTGCGCCAGCGCATGGCGACCTTTAATCCCAGCTTAGGTGCCAGCGCTGCACGACGCGCCTGCGAAGGGCTTTCTTCCCAGCTAGCCGCCTTCTTTGGCCTTTGTAACGAAACCATGCCCCATCACTACGGCTGGCGGTTTATGGATATTGGCCGTTTCCTGGATCGCGTACTGGGGCTGCTTTCGCTGCTCAAGCTGACCCTCAATGCGCCCCACTCGCCGGGGTTAGCACTGTGGGAGGTGGTGCTCGCCACCACCGATAACTTCACTGCCTATCGCCGCCGCTACCGCAGCGAGCTTCATCCTGCAGCGATTCTGGATCTACTGCTGTTCGATGAGACCAATCCCCGCTCGGTGGGCTATATGCTCAAACGTATTGAGCGACAGATGGATCGCCTGCCCGGCAGCTCATCCCCCTACCGGAACGCTGAACGGCGACTGCTGATTCAAGCCAATGCGGCACTGCACCTGGCCGACATTGACCGCTTAAGCCACTTGGCCGATACCTCAGAGGCACAAGATGCCTTAGCGCAACTGCTGGATGCTCTGATTGAGCCTTTAAGCGCGCTTTCTGAAGCCATCAGCCAGAGTCATTTCAGCCACGTGGAGCGACCGCGCCAGTTAGTCAGTATGGAGCCCGATGCATGAACTACACGTTGCGCCATACCACCCGTTACCACTACAGCGCCCCGGTGACCCTGTGCCATAGCGAAGCGCGGATGCTACCTCGTAAAACGCCATATCAGCAGTGTGGCGCTTCAGAGCTGAAGATCAGCCCCGCGCCACAGGTGCAAATGGAGCGTCGCGACGTATTTGGCAATCGAGTGCTCTATTTCGCCATGGAGGAGGTTCATAAGACGCTGGATGTCACGGTGATAACGCCACTAAGCACGCAACCCTTATCAGCGTTGCCACATGCTTCCTCAGCGTGGGAAAACGTTGCTCAGCAGTTGAGTCAGACCAATAGCTTTGACCTTCAACTCTACCGTCTCGACTCCCCGTTTATTCGCCGTAACGCTGAATTAGCGGCCTTTGCTCACAGCTGCTTCACCCCAGGCAGGCCAATAGTTGAAGCGGCACTGGCGCTTAATCAACTGATTCATCAAACCTTTGAGTATGACCCTAGCTTTACTACACTGGCGACGCCGCTAAGCGAGGTGCTCGCCAACCGGCGCGGCGTGTGTCAGGACTTCGCCCACCTGGCCATTGGTGCGCTGCGCTCGGTCGGCCTCGTCGCCCGCTATGTCAGCGGCTACCTGGAAACACAGCCGCCGCCTGGGCAGCCACGCCTAATAGGCGCAGATGCTTCCCATGCCTGGCTGGCGACCTGGATTCCCGAATGGGGCTGGCTGGCCCTCGACCCTACCAACGGCACCGTGGCTGGAGAGCAGCATCCGGTGCTGGCCTGGGGTCGGGATTATGCCGATGTTGCCCCGCTCAAAGGGGTTATGAACGGCGGCGGCGAGCATCAACTGGAGGTCGAAGTCGATGTGATGCCTTTAGCTAGCTAATGCAAACAGCCCCCACCTAAGGTATAACAGCAGTACGCTTAGCAGGTGCAAGGAAGACTCGATGCGGCATGGTATGAGCGGTCAAAATGTTAGCTATATGCCTCACCTGGTTTCCCGGGGCCTACTCTTAGGTTGTTTTTTAGTATTACTGTTTGGCGCTATTGAGCAATTTCACCAACCTCATTTCGCGGCATTTCATCAGGCCGATGAAGATCTGCAAAGCCATTCAACCCAGTACAGTGTTACCTCGCTTCCCGCTAAACTACGTATTAGACATGAATCAACCAAGTGGCTGGCAGATGAAGCTGTAGCGGAGAGTTTGGTTCTACCTATCAATGATGAGCTATTTCCAGGCGCTATTAACACACTACCGCCAGTAATTTTGTATCACGCTGTGTTAGCCAGGGTAGCGTTCCTCTGCTCCCACTCCAGCCGCACTACTCTCCCCCCAACGCGAGCTCCACCTCACATCACAATCCGTTATCTAACGATTGCTTAATGGTTGCTGGCTGCAAAGAAATTAACTGCCAGTACGTGCTATAGGTATTGTTTAAAAGGGCTCTCCTTTTATGTTTCCCGTTGATCATCTCATTCTACTTGCTGCGATTTTAATATTAGTGGGCATTGTTTCCAGCAAGCTCTCTGCGCGTCTTGGCTTGCCAGTGTTGGTACTATTTTTAGTGATCGGCATGCTGGCCGGTGAGAGTGGCATTGGCGGTATTGCCTTCGACAATCCAGCAGGCGCCCATGCGCTAG
This window encodes:
- a CDS encoding circularly permuted type 2 ATP-grasp protein, whose protein sequence is MTAPVSTSLLAPVAQGLVEDYLHQLGKGQPGTFDAMLDGQGQLRPGWQSILDSLEGMSSSGRLQQHEEIQRLLAENGVIFNMHDETQGRSWRLDPLPWVIDEPQWHALEAGLIQRSRLLSALYDDIYGPKTLFEVGLLPTQELLSSAHLLLPCHQSLPNDRAPIIFHGVDVIQDTQGQWRVMADRLQAPSGTGFALENRILMARALPDMYRNAPLKRLAGFLDLHHRTLIAMAYQHRDNPTLILLTPGPGSPRYFEHAYLANYLNIALVEGQDLVVRDTQVWLRTLGGLQPVDVILRHCDDAYCDPLELRGDSQLGVPGLLQAMRAGGVALSNALGVGILEAPVLADYLPMLCEHLLGETLLLPNADATTQPATAPVFDSHLQRLEPTKLNLRCFVTRTPGSATAKNSATATSRPGSEYQVMPGGLAWVGEPGLPSLSSTIVKDVWVTASSPQPHVSQLRQARGPVVATRDGIDLPSRVAESLFWLGRYGERLDTRARLLREALLRLMEYDQDEIADQLLDELLLALDITTLNEEDEQRLKAPLIGFELKRTALLAQFDDVDPQALQPLFAQLLRNARSVRDHLGDDSWRVVHQLRQRMATFNPSLGASAARRACEGLSSQLAAFFGLCNETMPHHYGWRFMDIGRFLDRVLGLLSLLKLTLNAPHSPGLALWEVVLATTDNFTAYRRRYRSELHPAAILDLLLFDETNPRSVGYMLKRIERQMDRLPGSSSPYRNAERRLLIQANAALHLADIDRLSHLADTSEAQDALAQLLDALIEPLSALSEAISQSHFSHVERPRQLVSMEPDA
- a CDS encoding transglutaminase family protein; the encoded protein is MNYTLRHTTRYHYSAPVTLCHSEARMLPRKTPYQQCGASELKISPAPQVQMERRDVFGNRVLYFAMEEVHKTLDVTVITPLSTQPLSALPHASSAWENVAQQLSQTNSFDLQLYRLDSPFIRRNAELAAFAHSCFTPGRPIVEAALALNQLIHQTFEYDPSFTTLATPLSEVLANRRGVCQDFAHLAIGALRSVGLVARYVSGYLETQPPPGQPRLIGADASHAWLATWIPEWGWLALDPTNGTVAGEQHPVLAWGRDYADVAPLKGVMNGGGEHQLEVEVDVMPLAS